One segment of Dermochelys coriacea isolate rDerCor1 chromosome 27, rDerCor1.pri.v4, whole genome shotgun sequence DNA contains the following:
- the MRPL45 gene encoding 39S ribosomal protein L45, mitochondrial, whose translation MQCGAKMAAPMQRGLCRLLPLGRCLQGVEPILSSTRLTRTSLLVPVRTKRRHFVPPSVNAKHMTQEEQKLKARAAGIVIPYEPPERPIHLACTAGIFDPYVPPEGDARLSSLSKEGLKQRAEQLKQSAASQLAIRKVKDYDPDFSTRTFPEKAQEIFIEAHNCLTNFNKQKLHSLVTERCYPEMVRGNRYNTIRWSFVESLEPPRVVQIRCPDMVNKGNLYGQVTVRMHTRQTLAIYDRFGRLMYGGEQVPKDVLEYVVFERHLVNPYGSWRVHGKIVPAWAPPKDPIVKTVMVPGPILDPSQEFDEIQYEMPKSKQTQWYK comes from the exons ATGCAATGCGGAGCCAAGATGGCGGCCCCCATGCAGCGGGGCTTGTGCCGGCTCCTGCCGCtcgggcggtgcctgcag GGTGTAGAACCCATACTCAGTTCTACTAGACTGACTCGGACCTCGCTTCTGGTCCCAGTGAGAACAAAGAGACGGCACTTTGTCCCTCCTTCTGTCAATGCCAAGCATATgactcaggaggagcagaagCTGAAAGCCAGGGCTGCAGGCATTGTGATCCCTTATGAGCCCCCAGAACGCCCCATCCATCTTGCCTGCACAG CTGGAATTTTTGACCCCTATGTGCCTCCTGAGGGTGATGCACGCTTGTCTTCTCTGTCAAAGGAGGGGCTGAAGCAAAGAGCGGAGCAGCTGAAGCAGAGTGCCGCTTCACAATTAGC AATCCGGAAGGTAAAAGATTATGATCCTGACTTCAGCACTAGAACATTCCCGGAGAAGGCCCAGGAGATATTTATTGAAGCTCACAATTGCCTGACAAA TTTCAACAAGCAGAAACTTCACTCCCTGGTGACTGAACGCTGCTACCCG GAAATGGTGCGTGGGAACAGATACAATACCATCCGCTGGAGCTTTGTGGAGTCGCTGGAGCCTCCCAGGGTGGTTCAGATTCGGTGCCCAGATATGGTGAACAAGGGCAACCTGTATGGACAGGTGACGGTCCGCATGCACACCCGGCAG ACCTTGGCTATCTATGACCGGTTTGGGCGGCTGATGTACGGTGGGGAGCAGGTGCCGAAAGATGTCTTGGAGTATGTCGTATTTGAGAGGCACCTAGTCAACCCTTATGGCTCTTGGAGGGTACACGGCAAGATCGTGCCAGCCTGGGCTCCGCCAAAGGACCCTATTGTCAAG ACGGTGATGGtccctggccccatcctggaCCCCTCGCAAGAATTTGATGAGATTCAGTATGAAATGCCAAAGTCCAAACAGACGCAGTGGTACAAATAA